DNA sequence from the Gallaecimonas pentaromativorans genome:
CCAGGCAGCAGCTACAAAGCGGCAGCGCACTCGGCTCCAGGCATAGCCAACAGAGCCCCTCGGGCTTGGCCTGGGCGCCCAGCCGGGCTAGGATGCGCGAAAATGCGGAGGTCATATGTCAGCACCCACCTTGGTGATGCTGCACGGTTGGGGTGTCAACGGTGCAGTGTTTTCTTCCTTGTTGCCCCATCTTGAGGGCCTGGACATAAGGGTGGTCGATCTACCCGGATTTGGCGATGCCGCCAATGAGCCATCGCACCGCGAAATCGACGGCCTGGCCAGGGCCCTGGCCGACAAAGTGCCCGAAGACGCGGTATGGCTGGGTTGGTCTTTGGGGGGGCTGGCTGCCACCCAGGCCGCCATCAAGGGGTATGGCCGGCCTCGGGGGCTTATCACCCTTGCCTCCAGCCCTTCCTTTGTGGCCGAGGAGCATTGGCCTGGTATTAAGCCTTTGGTGCTCAAGCAGTTCGCCGGCGCCCTTGAGGGGGACCTGCAGCAAGTGATTGACCGCTTCCTGGCCATTCAGGCTATGGGGGCACCCAGTGCCAAAGCCGATATCAAGCTGCTGCGCGAAAAGGTGGCTGAGCGGCCGCTACCAAGCCTTGAGGCTCTGGCTGGGGGCCTGGCCATGCTTGATAACACTGACCTTCGCGGCGAGCTGGCGGCACTGCGCCTGCCGTTTTTGCGCCTCTACGGCCGCCTCGACGCCCTGGTGCCTGTCAAGCAGGCCGAACTGGTAGACGCCCTGGCGCCAGGTAGCCGCCACCAGGTGTTTGAGCACAGCTCCCACGCGCCTTTTATTTCCCACCCAGAAGAGACGGCCGCAGCGGTGCGCGCCTTTATCGGCCAGTTCAAGGGCCAGTAAGGTCGACCCTCATGGAACCTTTAGCGCGGGCCATTGCCGAAAGTTTGGCCAGTGCTGCGCAAATGGCGTACACTGCGAAAACCGATAAGGAGGTGCTTCATGAATACCATCATGAACCATGGCGTTAACCTGCAATACACTGCCGAGACCCGGGCCAGCGATGCGGCCTATACCCTGGCGCGGGGTAATGTGAACGCCGAGCCTCTGGTTGAGCTGCAAGTGGCCAAGACCGAGTCTGCGGCCGCCACCAAGGTCATCAAGACCGCCGATGAAATGCTCGGCACCATTATCGACACCACGGCCTGAGCAATTGCCCGCGCCGCCAAAGCCACCAATAGGTGGCTTTTTTGTGCCTGAAAATTATTCCTTAATAAATAAGGGGATATTGTAGGACCCGTCCCCGGCTTTATAATGGCGCCTTGGGTTTCACCCTTTTGGTCTGGAGGACCTTGTGCCCCACCGCGCGCATCTTTTTTCCCTCAAGTTGGCCTTTGCCCTTAGAGAAGCTCTGGCTGAAGGCTATGGCCCCGCCCGGCTGCTCAAAGACGTTTTGGCCGGCCTGACCGTCGGCATTATCGCCATTCCGCTGTCCATGGCCCTGGCCATCGCCAGTGGTGTACCGCCGCAATACGGCCTGTATACCGCCATCATTGCCGGCACCCTTATTGCGCTTAGCGGCGGCTCGCGGTTCTCCATCTCCGGCCCCACCGCCGCCTTTGTGGTGATCCTCTATCCCATCGCCCAGCAGTTTGGCCTGGGCGGTTTGCTACTGGCCTCCACCATGGCCGGGGTCATGCTGCTGCTGATGGCGCTGCTGCGCCTGGGGCGGCTGATTGAATACATTCCAGAAGCGGTTACCCTGGGCTTTACCGGCGGCATAGCGGTGGTGATCGCCACCTTGCAGCTCAAGGATTTTCTCGGCCTCACCCTTACCCAGATGCCGGAAGATTACCTGCACAAGGTGCTGGCCCTGATTGAGGCGCTGCCCACGGCCCATTGGCCGTCGCTGTTGGTGGCGGGGCTGACCCTGGCCATGCTGCTGATTTGGCCCAAGCTCAAAACCCCGGTGCCGCCGCACCTGCCGGCGGTGTTGCTGGGCACGGTGGTGGCCTACGCTCTTAACCTGATGGGGCTGGATGTGGCCACCATCGGCTCACGATTCAGCTACGTGCTGGCCGACGGCAGCCAGGGCGCCGGTATTCCGCCGCTGCTGCCGCATTTTTCCCTGCCCTGGTTACAAGCCGGCCCTGATGGCCAGCCCCTTGAGCTGAGCTGGGGGCTGTTCAAGGCGCTGCTGCCAGCGGCCTTTGCCATCGCCATGCTGGGGGCCATCGAGTCCCTGCTGTGCGCCGTGGTGCTGGACGGCATGACAGGCCGGCGCCACAGCGCCAACAGCGAGCTGCTGGGCCAGGGTATCGGCAATATCATCACCCCGTTTTTTGGCGGTATTACCGCCACCGCCGCTATTGCCCGCTCGACCGCCAACTTCCGGGCCGGGGCCAGCTCGCCCCTGGCTGCGGTGATCCATGCCTTGGTGGTGCTGCTGGGCCTAGTGCTGCTGGGCCCCTGGCTGGCTTACTTGCCGATGCCGGCCATGGCCGCCTTGCTGATGTTGGTGGCCTGGAACATGAGCGAGGCGCCCAAGTCGCTGAAAATGCTCAAATCTGCTCCCAAGGGTGATATCTGGGTGCTGGTCACCTGCTTTAGCCTGACGGTGCTGTTTGACATGGTGGTGGCCATTACCGCCGGCATCTTGCTGGCCTGCGTGCTGTTTATGAAAGATCTCGCCGCCATGACCCGGATCAGCGATATCTCAGGCAACCGCCGCCAGGTGCCCAATCCGCTGCCCCCCGGCTGGCATGTCTTTAAAATAAGCGGCCCGCTGTTTTTTGCTGCCGCTGACCGGATCTTCGGGGAATTGGCCGCCATGAGCCGCGATGCCAAGGGTCTGGTGCTTTACATGGACGGAGTGCCCCTGCTGGATGCCGGCGGCCTGGCTGCCCTCAACAAGCTGGTGGAGCGCTGCCAAAAAGAACAGACCCAGCTATTGATCGCCGACCTGCAGTTCCAGCCCCTTAAAACCCTGGCCCGGGCCAAGGTGGCACCGATTAGCGGGGTGTTGACCTTCCACCCCAGTCTGGCTGCCGCGCTGGATAACTTGGTCGAAACGGCCCCGCAGGCGCTATCTCGCCAGGGTTGACGGGCCCCTAGTAGGGGCCCGTACCGTTACTTACATTGCTGCTTACGAATACTGATCTGGTTCAGATCCTGCTGGGTAACGGCGGCCGGTACATTGGGGTCATGGTTGGCCACCATGCTGTTG
Encoded proteins:
- the bioH gene encoding pimeloyl-ACP methyl ester esterase BioH, whose product is MSAPTLVMLHGWGVNGAVFSSLLPHLEGLDIRVVDLPGFGDAANEPSHREIDGLARALADKVPEDAVWLGWSLGGLAATQAAIKGYGRPRGLITLASSPSFVAEEHWPGIKPLVLKQFAGALEGDLQQVIDRFLAIQAMGAPSAKADIKLLREKVAERPLPSLEALAGGLAMLDNTDLRGELAALRLPFLRLYGRLDALVPVKQAELVDALAPGSRHQVFEHSSHAPFISHPEETAAAVRAFIGQFKGQ
- the dauA gene encoding C4-dicarboxylic acid transporter DauA; this encodes MPHRAHLFSLKLAFALREALAEGYGPARLLKDVLAGLTVGIIAIPLSMALAIASGVPPQYGLYTAIIAGTLIALSGGSRFSISGPTAAFVVILYPIAQQFGLGGLLLASTMAGVMLLLMALLRLGRLIEYIPEAVTLGFTGGIAVVIATLQLKDFLGLTLTQMPEDYLHKVLALIEALPTAHWPSLLVAGLTLAMLLIWPKLKTPVPPHLPAVLLGTVVAYALNLMGLDVATIGSRFSYVLADGSQGAGIPPLLPHFSLPWLQAGPDGQPLELSWGLFKALLPAAFAIAMLGAIESLLCAVVLDGMTGRRHSANSELLGQGIGNIITPFFGGITATAAIARSTANFRAGASSPLAAVIHALVVLLGLVLLGPWLAYLPMPAMAALLMLVAWNMSEAPKSLKMLKSAPKGDIWVLVTCFSLTVLFDMVVAITAGILLACVLFMKDLAAMTRISDISGNRRQVPNPLPPGWHVFKISGPLFFAAADRIFGELAAMSRDAKGLVLYMDGVPLLDAGGLAALNKLVERCQKEQTQLLIADLQFQPLKTLARAKVAPISGVLTFHPSLAAALDNLVETAPQALSRQG